The Deinococcus metallilatus genome segment GCGCGTGGCTGGAAGGTTCCCGGCTGAAGGCTCTGCACGGGCAGCGTCGTCGCGGCGGGCTGCCCGAGGGCTTCCACCCCCTCCACCAGCCCGGTCAGCCGCGCCCCGATAGCGGGTCTGGCCCGGCGGGTCACGCCTTCACCCCCGGAATCTCCACGTTCAGGTCGGCGGCCCGGGCAATCTCGGCGGTGACCCGCAGCACGTCCTGGTGCACGGGTGAACCCGGCGCGTACACCCCCACCGGCTGCCCGGCACTCGCGCTGTCGTTCCACACCGCGCCCCGGTCGGGAATCGGACTGGCGAGGGGCCGCAGCATTCCCTGAAGGGCCGCCAGCGCCTCGCGGTCATGCGAGCGCCGCGCGTCGTAGAGCGTGGGCACGTACAGGGCGACCGTCAGATCGGGCCGCAGCTTGCGGTAGGTCGCCATCGCCTCGGACAGACCCGCCAGCGCGTTCATGCCTTTCTGGCGCGTGGGCACCGGCACCACCAGATGATCGGCGGCCAGCGCGCCCAGGATCGACAGTTGTCCCAGGCTGGGCGGGCTGTCGATCAGGACCACGTCGTACTGGTCCGTGGCCGCCTGCAAGGCCTGCCGGAGATGCAGATGCGCGCCCACCACGCCCATCATCTGCCCCTC includes the following:
- a CDS encoding ParA family protein; amino-acid sequence: MRTLTFFNHAGGVMKSSLTRDVGHTLSQAGLRVLVVDLDPQANLTDWLGVSGVSREQTVYDTATRGEPLPSPTAAHGLHLIPSDVSLALAEGQMMGVVGAHLHLRQALQAATDQYDVVLIDSPPSLGQLSILGALAADHLVVPVPTRQKGMNALAGLSEAMATYRKLRPDLTVALYVPTLYDARRSHDREALAALQGMLRPLASPIPDRGAVWNDSASAGQPVGVYAPGSPVHQDVLRVTAEIARAADLNVEIPGVKA